Proteins from a single region of Nocardioides anomalus:
- a CDS encoding MSMEG_0570 family nitrogen starvation response protein — protein sequence MPELTFDVRWPDGQVQSCYSPSLVVHDHLVAGHTYTVRDFARRATLALDLASERVRETYGFACTSAAATTDQIAAAASSYDAEDWVTVVRIWPPLPDEPAREAAAS from the coding sequence GTGCCTGAGCTGACCTTCGACGTGCGCTGGCCCGACGGCCAGGTGCAGTCCTGCTACTCCCCCTCCCTGGTGGTCCACGACCACCTCGTGGCCGGTCACACCTACACCGTGCGCGACTTCGCCCGGCGCGCGACCCTGGCCCTGGACCTGGCCAGCGAGCGGGTCCGCGAGACCTACGGCTTCGCCTGCACGTCGGCGGCCGCCACCACCGACCAGATCGCCGCCGCGGCGTCGTCCTACGACGCCGAGGACTGGGTCACGGTCGTGCGGATCTGGCCGCCGCTGCCCGACGAGCCCGCCCGTGAGGCAGCGGCGTCATGA
- a CDS encoding MSMEG_0569 family flavin-dependent oxidoreductase → MTEVRTSAVVVGAGQAGLSTSWFLTRDGVDHVVLEAETAVHEWSDRRWDSFTLVTPNWHCRLPGYAYDGPDPDGFMTKTEVEAWVGGYAATFGPPLVEGTRATALTEREGGGFLVTTTGPAGETTYCADHVVVATGGYHLPIVPPWAPALDPSVTQLESAHYRNPDQLPDGAVLVVGSGQSGAQIAEDLHLAGRRVHLALGDAPRVARTYRGRDVMTWLSDMGLYDTPVAQYPGGASAREKTNHYVTGRDGGRDIDLRRFAAAGMRLHGLLESGGGATLRFRPTAGSALDAADATYNSINRDIDRWIEQQGLDAPPPSRYEPVWTPDTEHTSLDLDAEGVTSVVWAIGYRPDYRWVRVGVFDGSGRPTHTRGVTAVPGLFFLGLPWLHTWGSGRFLGIARDAEHVAGCLTGALAPRRQAVG, encoded by the coding sequence ATGACCGAGGTGCGCACCTCCGCCGTGGTGGTCGGCGCCGGACAGGCCGGGCTGTCGACCAGCTGGTTCCTCACCCGCGACGGCGTCGACCACGTGGTGCTCGAGGCCGAGACCGCCGTGCACGAGTGGTCGGACCGGCGCTGGGACTCCTTCACCCTGGTCACCCCGAACTGGCACTGCCGGCTGCCGGGCTACGCCTACGACGGGCCGGACCCGGACGGGTTCATGACCAAGACGGAGGTCGAGGCCTGGGTCGGCGGGTACGCCGCGACGTTCGGGCCGCCGCTGGTCGAGGGCACCCGGGCCACGGCGCTGACCGAGCGCGAGGGCGGCGGCTTCCTGGTGACCACCACGGGACCGGCCGGCGAGACGACGTACTGCGCCGACCACGTGGTGGTGGCCACCGGCGGCTACCACCTGCCGATCGTCCCGCCGTGGGCGCCCGCGCTCGACCCGTCGGTCACCCAGCTGGAGTCGGCGCACTACCGCAACCCCGACCAGCTCCCCGACGGCGCGGTGCTCGTCGTGGGCTCCGGGCAGTCCGGCGCGCAGATCGCCGAGGACCTGCACCTGGCCGGACGTCGGGTGCACCTCGCCCTGGGCGACGCGCCCCGGGTGGCCCGGACCTACCGCGGCCGCGACGTCATGACCTGGCTCAGCGACATGGGCCTCTACGACACCCCGGTCGCGCAGTACCCCGGCGGCGCCAGCGCCCGGGAGAAGACCAACCACTACGTCACCGGCCGCGACGGCGGGCGCGACATCGACCTGCGCCGCTTCGCCGCGGCGGGGATGCGGCTGCACGGGCTGCTCGAGTCCGGCGGGGGCGCCACGCTGCGCTTCCGGCCGACCGCGGGCTCCGCGCTGGACGCCGCGGACGCGACGTACAACTCCATCAACCGCGACATCGACCGCTGGATCGAGCAGCAGGGGCTGGACGCGCCGCCGCCGTCGCGCTACGAGCCGGTGTGGACGCCGGACACCGAGCACACGTCGTTGGACCTGGATGCGGAGGGAGTCACGTCGGTGGTCTGGGCGATCGGCTACCGGCCCGACTACCGCTGGGTGCGGGTCGGGGTCTTCGACGGCTCCGGGCGCCCCACCCACACCCGCGGGGTCACCGCGGTGCCGGGGCTGTTCTTCCTCGGCCTGCCGTGGCTGCACACGTGGGGCTCGGGCCGCTTCCTCGGCATCGCCCGCGACGCCGAGCACGTGGCCGGCTGCCTCACCGGGGCGCTCGCCCCGCGGCGGCAGGCCGTCGGGTGA
- a CDS encoding carbon-nitrogen hydrolase family protein, with protein sequence MRLGAVAAHFGRDLDRALAKVEGIVADARRAGVDLLVLPDATLGGYLSDLRHPDPSSLPPGLTEDSFEVRRVAALAGDMVVCVGYAEEADGRLHNAAVCVSGDGVLGRHRKVHQPAGESLAYAAGTSFTAFETPVGRLGMLIDYDKTFPEASRSLALDGATVLACLSAWPASVTDRASRLPQDRQSRLFDLYDCARAAENQVVWVSSNQTGVMGGLRFLGQAKVVGPGGEVLARTGSKGGLAVAELDVAAEVARSRRLLHHLKELNPGAYGG encoded by the coding sequence ATGAGGCTGGGGGCGGTCGCCGCCCACTTCGGCCGCGACCTCGACCGGGCCCTGGCCAAGGTCGAGGGCATCGTGGCCGACGCCCGCCGTGCCGGCGTCGACCTCCTGGTGCTCCCCGACGCGACCCTCGGCGGCTATCTCTCCGACCTGCGCCACCCCGACCCGTCCTCACTGCCCCCGGGGCTGACCGAGGACTCCTTCGAGGTGCGTCGAGTCGCTGCGCTGGCGGGCGACATGGTCGTCTGCGTGGGGTACGCCGAGGAGGCTGACGGTCGGCTGCACAACGCCGCGGTCTGCGTCTCCGGCGACGGCGTGCTGGGCCGCCACCGCAAGGTCCACCAGCCGGCCGGCGAGTCGCTGGCCTACGCCGCGGGCACCTCGTTCACCGCGTTCGAGACTCCCGTCGGCCGGCTCGGGATGCTCATCGACTACGACAAGACCTTCCCCGAGGCCTCGCGCTCGCTGGCCCTGGACGGTGCCACCGTGCTCGCCTGCCTGTCGGCCTGGCCGGCCTCGGTGACCGACCGGGCCTCGCGCCTCCCGCAGGACCGCCAGTCCCGGCTGTTCGACCTCTACGACTGCGCCCGCGCGGCCGAGAACCAGGTCGTCTGGGTCTCCTCCAACCAGACCGGCGTCATGGGCGGGCTCCGCTTCCTCGGCCAGGCCAAGGTGGTCGGCCCCGGCGGGGAGGTCCTGGCCCGCACCGGCTCCAAGGGCGGGCTCGCGGTGGCCGAGCTCGACGTGGCGGCGGAAGTGGCCCGCTCCCGACGGCTGCTGCACCACCTCAAGGAGCTCAACCCCGGGGCGTACGGCGGGTGA
- a CDS encoding MSMEG_0565 family glycosyltransferase: MRVALLTYSTRPRGGVVHTLALAEALAELGVDVHVWTLGRGGDTTFFRPVAAAVTVHAVPFEARDGEGVGARIVRSIEVLRAAFERERAAYDVVHAQDCISANAALPCLRTVHHLDTFTTPELAACHERALVAPYARICVSRTVAEEIAHLRPTVIPNGVDAPRFEAAGGTGRFAHLRTYVLALGGIEPRKGTLDLLEGFALLGDPSLRLVIGGGETLFDYRDYRATFDVRARELGVAPVVLGALSEEELPHLVAEAAALAMVSTKEGFGLAALEALAAGTPVVARDLPVLHEVLGDTVAYAADPAGIAAALRGVLDDAPPPEAGRELARGYTWAAAARAHLELYSEL, encoded by the coding sequence GTGAGGGTCGCGCTGCTGACCTACTCGACGCGCCCCCGCGGCGGCGTCGTGCACACGCTCGCCCTGGCCGAGGCGCTCGCCGAGCTCGGCGTCGACGTGCACGTCTGGACCCTGGGCCGCGGCGGCGACACCACCTTCTTCCGGCCCGTCGCCGCGGCGGTCACGGTGCACGCAGTGCCGTTCGAGGCCCGCGACGGGGAAGGCGTCGGAGCCCGGATCGTCCGGTCCATCGAGGTCCTCCGCGCGGCCTTCGAGCGCGAGCGAGCGGCGTACGACGTGGTGCACGCGCAGGACTGCATCAGCGCCAACGCCGCACTCCCCTGCCTGCGCACCGTCCACCACCTCGACACGTTCACCACCCCCGAGCTGGCGGCCTGCCACGAGCGGGCTCTGGTGGCGCCGTACGCCCGGATCTGCGTCTCCCGCACCGTCGCCGAGGAGATCGCCCACCTGCGGCCCACGGTCATCCCCAACGGCGTGGACGCCCCGCGCTTCGAGGCCGCCGGCGGCACGGGACGGTTCGCCCACCTGAGGACCTACGTCCTCGCGTTGGGCGGCATCGAGCCGCGCAAGGGGACCCTCGACCTGCTCGAGGGCTTCGCGCTGCTCGGCGACCCGTCGCTGCGGCTGGTCATCGGCGGCGGCGAGACGCTCTTCGACTACCGCGACTACCGCGCCACCTTCGACGTCCGCGCCCGAGAGCTGGGCGTCGCGCCGGTGGTCCTCGGTGCGCTGAGCGAGGAGGAGCTTCCCCACCTGGTCGCCGAGGCCGCGGCCCTGGCCATGGTCTCGACCAAGGAGGGGTTCGGCCTGGCCGCGCTCGAGGCGCTGGCCGCGGGCACCCCGGTCGTGGCTCGCGACCTGCCGGTGCTGCACGAGGTCCTCGGCGACACCGTGGCCTACGCCGCGGACCCCGCCGGGATCGCCGCCGCGCTGCGCGGCGTGCTCGACGACGCACCCCCACCGGAGGCCGGCCGGGAGCTGGCCCGGGGCTACACCTGGGCGGCGGCGGCCCGGGCCCACCTGGAGCTGTACTCCGAGCTCTAG
- a CDS encoding hypervirulence associated TUDOR domain-containing protein, translated as MTKEFEKGDRVEWDSPGGTAVGTVEKKITSRTEAAGRTVDASEDEPQYLVKSEKSGGEAVHKPEALRRKS; from the coding sequence ATGACGAAGGAGTTCGAGAAGGGCGACCGCGTGGAGTGGGACAGCCCGGGCGGTACGGCGGTCGGCACCGTCGAGAAGAAGATCACCAGCCGCACCGAGGCCGCCGGCCGCACGGTGGACGCATCGGAGGACGAGCCGCAGTACCTCGTCAAGAGCGAGAAGTCCGGCGGCGAGGCCGTGCACAAGCCCGAAGCGCTACGCAGGAAGTCCTAG
- a CDS encoding epoxide hydrolase family protein, with protein sequence MSGAVQPFRIEVAGDVLDDLRDRLRRTRWPDAVVADWTLGTPPDALRTLVEHWAERFDWRATEARLDELDHVRVEVHGVGLHAVRAGRRGAPPLLLAHGWPDSFLRFERLLPLLADDFELVVPSIPGYGFSDRPTTLGSGPDRVADLFAGLMTALGHDRFGYHGGDIGTGIGKRLALRHPDRLLGVHLTDVPWWHLLGARPDELAGLSEAERDFVREGERWYREEGAYAAQQATRPQTLAYALTDSPAGLAGWFLEKFQAWSDGDVFDVFNLDWLCANLTVYWVTGTAASAARYYFDSSHAAPAEGRVTVPTGFAVFPADLTPEPRALAERSFDLVRWTELPRGGHFAAYEVPELLAGEVRSFFAPLVTGQP encoded by the coding sequence GTGAGCGGGGCGGTGCAGCCGTTCCGCATCGAGGTCGCGGGTGACGTCCTCGACGACCTGCGCGACCGGCTGCGGCGCACGCGCTGGCCGGATGCGGTGGTCGCCGACTGGACCCTCGGCACACCGCCCGACGCGTTGCGCACGCTCGTCGAGCACTGGGCCGAGCGCTTCGACTGGCGCGCGACCGAGGCCCGGCTCGACGAGCTCGACCACGTCCGTGTCGAGGTCCACGGCGTCGGCCTGCACGCGGTCCGGGCGGGCCGTCGCGGGGCCCCGCCCCTGCTGCTGGCGCACGGCTGGCCGGACTCGTTCCTGCGCTTCGAGCGGCTGCTGCCGCTGCTGGCCGACGACTTCGAGCTGGTCGTGCCGAGCATCCCGGGCTACGGCTTCTCCGACCGGCCCACCACGCTCGGCAGCGGCCCGGACCGGGTCGCCGACCTGTTCGCCGGGCTGATGACGGCGCTCGGCCACGACCGGTTCGGCTACCACGGCGGCGACATCGGCACCGGCATCGGCAAGCGGCTGGCCCTGCGGCACCCGGACCGCCTGCTCGGCGTACACCTCACCGACGTGCCGTGGTGGCACCTGCTCGGCGCGCGTCCCGACGAGCTGGCCGGGCTCAGCGAGGCGGAGCGGGACTTCGTCCGCGAGGGCGAGCGGTGGTACCGCGAGGAGGGTGCGTACGCCGCCCAGCAGGCGACCCGCCCGCAGACCCTGGCCTACGCGCTCACCGACTCCCCGGCCGGGCTGGCCGGGTGGTTCCTGGAGAAGTTCCAGGCCTGGAGCGACGGCGACGTCTTCGACGTCTTCAACCTCGACTGGCTCTGCGCGAACCTGACCGTCTACTGGGTCACCGGCACGGCGGCCTCCGCCGCCCGCTACTACTTCGACTCCTCCCACGCCGCGCCCGCCGAGGGCCGGGTCACCGTGCCCACGGGCTTCGCGGTCTTCCCGGCCGACCTGACGCCCGAGCCCCGGGCGCTGGCCGAGCGCTCCTTCGACCTGGTGCGCTGGACCGAGCTGCCGCGCGGCGGCCACTTCGCGGCGTACGAGGTGCCGGAGCTGCTGGCGGGGGAGGTGCGGAGCTTCTTCGCGCCGCTGGTTACCGGACAGCCATGA
- a CDS encoding alpha/beta hydrolase, which produces MEAVPKLVAVREPDAPDAVVLVLHGGASRGDQVVVSPTQLSVVRMIPTAHAVVRAGRGRLAVYRLLNRYRGWDTDHTPVSDADWAMERVAERYGDLPVGLVGHSLGGRAALLAGDGPRVRSVVALNPWVYPTDTADLSGRRVLVLHGLRDRVASPARAEAVARNLARTADVAFETIPDGKHAMLRHGREFDRRAAEFTAEVLLG; this is translated from the coding sequence GTGGAAGCGGTCCCGAAGCTCGTCGCCGTTCGCGAGCCCGACGCCCCGGACGCCGTCGTCCTCGTGCTGCACGGCGGCGCCTCGCGCGGCGACCAGGTGGTGGTGAGCCCGACCCAGCTCTCGGTCGTGCGGATGATCCCGACCGCGCACGCCGTCGTCCGGGCCGGCCGCGGTCGGCTGGCGGTCTACCGGCTGCTCAACCGCTACCGCGGCTGGGACACCGACCACACCCCGGTCTCCGACGCGGACTGGGCCATGGAGCGCGTGGCCGAGCGGTACGGCGACCTGCCCGTGGGTCTGGTCGGCCACTCCCTGGGTGGCCGCGCCGCCCTGCTGGCCGGCGACGGCCCGCGGGTGCGCTCGGTCGTGGCCCTCAACCCGTGGGTCTACCCGACCGACACCGCCGACCTGTCCGGCCGACGGGTGCTGGTCCTGCACGGGCTGCGCGACCGGGTCGCCAGCCCGGCCCGAGCCGAGGCCGTGGCCCGCAACCTCGCGCGGACCGCCGACGTCGCCTTCGAGACCATCCCCGACGGCAAGCACGCCATGCTCCGCCACGGCCGCGAGTTCGACCGCCGGGCCGCGGAGTTCACCGCCGAGGTGCTGCTCGGGTGA
- the mca gene encoding mycothiol conjugate amidase Mca, producing the protein MHVHAHPDDESSKGAASTAMYVAEGVDVHVVTCTGGERGSILNPKMERPDVLENMAEIRRQEMERARDILGVRQDWLGFVDSGWPEGDPKPPLPEGCFALVPLEEAAAPLVRLIREFKPHVMTTYDERGGYPHPDHIKCHEISVEAFAAAADPERYPELGEPWQVEKLYYHHTFNKARIQAIHDAMIAHGLESPWEERLKEWKDEPEWEARVTTRVPCSDYFGVRDQALLAHATQIDPDGFWFAVPREIQAEVWPTEDFELVTSHVDTEIPEDDLFAGIVVPGAADAAEDSAASA; encoded by the coding sequence ATGCACGTGCACGCCCACCCCGACGACGAGTCGAGCAAGGGGGCGGCGTCGACGGCGATGTACGTCGCCGAGGGCGTCGACGTCCACGTCGTCACCTGCACCGGTGGCGAGCGCGGCTCCATCCTCAACCCGAAGATGGAACGCCCCGACGTGCTCGAGAACATGGCCGAGATCCGCCGCCAGGAGATGGAGCGGGCACGCGACATCCTCGGCGTCCGGCAGGACTGGCTGGGCTTCGTCGACTCCGGCTGGCCGGAGGGCGACCCGAAGCCGCCGCTGCCCGAGGGCTGCTTCGCGCTGGTGCCGCTCGAGGAGGCGGCCGCGCCGCTGGTGCGGCTGATCCGCGAGTTCAAGCCGCACGTGATGACGACCTACGACGAGCGCGGTGGCTACCCGCACCCCGACCACATCAAGTGCCACGAGATCTCGGTCGAGGCGTTCGCCGCGGCGGCCGACCCGGAGCGCTACCCGGAGCTGGGCGAGCCGTGGCAGGTGGAGAAGCTCTACTACCACCACACGTTCAACAAGGCGCGGATCCAGGCGATCCACGACGCGATGATCGCCCACGGGCTGGAGTCGCCGTGGGAGGAGCGGCTCAAGGAGTGGAAGGACGAGCCGGAGTGGGAGGCGCGGGTCACCACCCGCGTGCCGTGCTCGGACTACTTCGGCGTCCGCGACCAGGCCCTGCTGGCCCACGCCACCCAGATCGACCCGGACGGCTTCTGGTTCGCCGTGCCGCGCGAGATCCAGGCCGAGGTGTGGCCGACCGAGGACTTCGAGCTGGTCACGTCGCACGTCGACACCGAGATCCCCGAGGACGACCTGTTCGCCGGGATCGTGGTGCCGGGTGCGGCGGACGCCGCCGAGGACAGCGCTGCGAGCGCCTGA
- a CDS encoding DUF4307 domain-containing protein produces MSAQDTLTERYGAPSPGRRRLVLLASVVVAAVFLGWLAWAVYEHARPQVTSELESFSVDDDHHVTAVVVVQLRDSDVDASCTLRAYAEDHTTVGELTFSPDLAEGRRQTETVRTDRRATSVENVGCTASGQDRPR; encoded by the coding sequence GTGAGCGCGCAGGACACCCTGACCGAGCGGTACGGCGCGCCCTCGCCCGGCCGGCGCCGGCTGGTCCTGCTCGCCTCGGTCGTGGTCGCCGCGGTCTTCCTGGGCTGGCTGGCCTGGGCTGTCTACGAGCACGCCCGGCCCCAGGTGACCTCCGAGCTGGAGTCGTTCTCGGTCGACGACGACCACCACGTCACCGCCGTCGTGGTCGTCCAGCTGCGCGACTCCGACGTCGACGCGTCCTGCACGCTCCGCGCGTACGCCGAGGACCACACCACCGTCGGTGAGCTCACCTTCTCCCCCGACCTGGCCGAGGGCCGGCGCCAGACCGAGACCGTCCGCACCGACCGCCGCGCGACCTCGGTGGAGAACGTCGGCTGCACCGCCTCGGGCCAGGACCGGCCGCGCTGA
- the greA gene encoding transcription elongation factor GreA, producing MTQQTEQGTVWLTQEAFDKLQAELEELKGPVRQEIVSKISAAREEGDLSENGGYHAAREEQGKNEGRIRQLESMLQRAEVGETPADDGIVEPGMKVTYKFVGDSDDEAETFLLGAREMEDAESGLKVYSPQSPLGQAINGAAKGDTVSYEAPNGKTLEVTILDAVPFTG from the coding sequence ATGACCCAGCAGACCGAGCAGGGCACCGTCTGGCTCACCCAGGAGGCCTTCGACAAGCTCCAGGCCGAGCTCGAGGAGCTGAAGGGTCCGGTGCGCCAGGAGATCGTCAGCAAGATCAGCGCGGCCCGCGAGGAGGGCGACCTCAGCGAGAACGGCGGCTACCACGCCGCCCGCGAGGAGCAGGGCAAGAACGAGGGCCGGATCCGCCAGCTCGAATCCATGCTCCAGCGCGCCGAGGTCGGCGAGACCCCCGCCGACGACGGCATCGTCGAACCCGGCATGAAGGTCACCTACAAGTTCGTCGGCGACTCCGACGACGAGGCCGAGACCTTCCTCCTCGGCGCCCGCGAGATGGAGGACGCCGAGAGCGGCCTCAAGGTCTACTCCCCGCAGTCCCCGCTCGGCCAGGCCATCAACGGCGCGGCCAAGGGCGACACGGTCAGCTACGAGGCCCCCAACGGCAAGACGCTCGAGGTCACCATCCTCGACGCGGTGCCCTTCACCGGCTGA
- a CDS encoding type IV toxin-antitoxin system AbiEi family antitoxin domain-containing protein, translating to MLEHVADPLGIILRRDALAVGFNDNHLARARRDGSIVRLRQGLYVLGSSWASADPATRHRMLVAGVLRLYRNTVAASHQSACVLQGGPMWGLELSHAHVTNLAGVGERRAARVTHHRGECRVGDLTRSEGLWVTSPLRTALDTASLAGRDAGVCVLDWYLNRGLVTRHELGVGLDRKVDWPGSLPLQLAVRLCDARSESVGESRTRLLCVDRRLPLPDLQFEVFHPSGRLAGRTDFAWPAYGLLGEFDGVGKYTRTRRLGETVVDAVLREKAREDLLRELTGWRMIRFVWADLDTPAATAARIGRAMHRAAA from the coding sequence GTGCTCGAACACGTGGCCGACCCGCTCGGAATCATCCTGCGGCGTGATGCGCTCGCCGTCGGCTTCAACGACAACCACCTCGCTCGCGCCCGACGCGACGGGTCGATCGTCCGGCTGCGTCAGGGTCTGTACGTGCTCGGCTCGTCGTGGGCGTCGGCTGACCCGGCAACGCGCCACCGGATGCTCGTCGCCGGCGTTCTGCGTCTGTACCGGAACACCGTGGCCGCGTCCCACCAGAGTGCGTGCGTCCTCCAGGGCGGCCCGATGTGGGGGCTGGAGCTGTCCCATGCGCATGTGACCAACCTGGCGGGGGTCGGCGAGCGACGTGCCGCTCGGGTCACCCACCACCGCGGCGAGTGCCGCGTTGGCGACCTCACCCGCAGCGAAGGCCTTTGGGTGACCAGTCCGCTCCGAACGGCTCTCGACACAGCGAGTCTGGCCGGGCGGGACGCAGGCGTGTGTGTCCTGGACTGGTATCTCAACCGCGGCCTGGTGACGCGGCACGAGCTCGGTGTCGGTCTCGACAGGAAGGTCGATTGGCCGGGCTCACTGCCCCTGCAGTTGGCCGTTCGCCTGTGCGACGCTCGCAGCGAGTCCGTCGGAGAGTCGCGGACCCGCCTCCTGTGCGTCGACCGACGGCTGCCCCTGCCAGACCTGCAGTTCGAGGTGTTCCACCCCAGCGGCCGCCTGGCCGGCCGCACTGACTTCGCTTGGCCGGCGTACGGGCTGTTGGGTGAGTTCGACGGCGTCGGGAAGTACACGCGCACGCGGCGTCTTGGAGAGACCGTCGTCGACGCGGTGTTGCGCGAGAAGGCGAGAGAGGACTTGCTGCGCGAGTTGACCGGCTGGCGGATGATCCGGTTCGTGTGGGCCGATCTGGACACCCCTGCGGCCACCGCCGCTCGGATCGGACGCGCGATGCACCGCGCTGCGGCGTGA
- the ilvA gene encoding threonine ammonia-lyase, producing the protein MADLMDGVHLHDVEVARELIRDVAIETPVEFSRWLSALVDAPVWLKCENLQRCGSFKIRGAYTRLFRLSPEERARGVVAASAGNHAQGVALAAQMLGIRSTVFMPEGAPIPKERATRAYGAEVVFSGRVLEESLAAARAFSAETGAVLIHPFDHVDIVAGQGTLGLEVLEQVPDVATLLVPTGGGGLLAGVALAVKEARPDVRVVGVQAAGAAAYPTSLAQGRPVQLPSMKTMADGIAVGLPGDVPFAEVRDHVDEIRTVSEESLSRALLALVERAKMVVEPAGAAAVAALLDAPHDFPGPVVAVLSGGNIDPLLLGKVIQHGMAAAGRYLGLHVTIPDSPGGLANLLMEIGAAGANVLEVAHERISPDLSLDEVEVQVQLETRGQQHAEALIARLRERGYRVIE; encoded by the coding sequence GTGGCTGACCTGATGGACGGCGTGCACCTGCACGACGTGGAGGTCGCGCGCGAGCTGATCCGCGACGTGGCCATCGAGACGCCGGTGGAGTTCTCGCGCTGGCTCTCGGCGCTGGTCGACGCGCCGGTCTGGCTCAAGTGCGAGAACCTCCAGCGCTGCGGCTCGTTCAAGATCCGCGGCGCCTACACCCGGCTCTTCCGCCTCTCGCCCGAGGAGCGCGCCCGCGGCGTCGTCGCCGCCTCGGCCGGCAACCACGCCCAGGGCGTCGCGCTCGCCGCGCAGATGCTCGGCATCAGGTCCACCGTCTTCATGCCCGAGGGCGCGCCCATCCCCAAGGAGCGCGCGACCCGGGCGTACGGCGCCGAGGTGGTGTTCTCCGGTCGGGTGCTGGAGGAGTCGCTGGCCGCGGCGCGGGCGTTCTCCGCGGAGACCGGCGCGGTGCTCATCCACCCGTTCGACCACGTGGACATCGTGGCCGGCCAGGGCACGCTCGGCCTCGAGGTCCTCGAGCAGGTGCCCGACGTCGCCACCCTGCTCGTCCCCACCGGCGGCGGCGGGCTGCTGGCCGGCGTCGCGCTCGCGGTCAAGGAGGCCCGCCCCGACGTGCGCGTCGTCGGCGTCCAGGCCGCCGGCGCCGCGGCGTACCCCACCTCGCTCGCGCAGGGCCGCCCCGTCCAGCTGCCCTCGATGAAGACCATGGCCGACGGCATCGCGGTCGGCCTGCCCGGCGACGTCCCGTTCGCCGAGGTCCGCGATCACGTCGACGAGATCCGCACCGTCTCCGAGGAGTCGCTCTCCCGCGCCCTGCTCGCCCTCGTGGAGCGGGCCAAGATGGTCGTCGAGCCCGCCGGCGCCGCCGCCGTGGCCGCGCTGCTCGACGCCCCGCACGACTTCCCTGGGCCGGTCGTCGCCGTGCTCTCCGGCGGCAACATCGACCCGCTCCTGCTCGGCAAGGTCATCCAGCACGGCATGGCCGCCGCCGGGCGCTACCTCGGGCTGCACGTGACCATCCCCGACTCGCCCGGTGGCCTCGCCAACCTGCTCATGGAGATCGGCGCCGCCGGCGCCAACGTGCTCGAGGTCGCCCACGAGCGCATCTCCCCGGACCTGAGCCTCGACGAGGTCGAGGTCCAGGTCCAGCTCGAGACGCGCGGCCAGCAGCACGCGGAGGCGCTGATCGCCCGCCTGCGCGAGCGCGGCTACCGCGTCATCGAGTGA